The Arthrobacter sp. PM3 genome contains the following window.
ACTCGCGGGTGACCAACGACCTGCAGCACGCAACCGTCTACTACACGGTGTTCGGGGACGCAGTCGCCCAGGCCGATGCCGCCAAGGGACTTGAGAAGGCCAAGGGCGTTCTGCGGCAGGAAGTCGGCCGGAACATCACCGTACGGCTGACCCCGACCCTCGAATTTGTGGCCGACCAGATTCCGGTCAATGCCTCCAACCTTGAGGAACTGCTTCGCGCGGCCAAGAAGCGCGACGCCGAGGTGGCCGCACTGGCCCAGGGCGCCACGCACGCCGGGGACTCCGATCCCTACAAGAGCGACACCCCGCAGGACGTGGAGCTCGACGAGGACGACTTCGACGAAGAGGACCTCGACCTGATCGACAACGACCAGATCGACGAGGACCGCAACAGATAGTCCCGCAAACAACGGCAGTGGCCGGACCCGGCAAGGGTCCGGCCACTGTTTGTTTCGGGTCACACCTCCTGCGGCGTCCGGGGTCCTTGGACTCTATACCCGTTCACCGGCGGGGGAGTCCCATGGAACCATGACTGCAGGTATGCGCGGAGGTGCCGGCGCGCCGTGGATTCCGGCCTGATCAAGTGCCCGCACTGCGGGACCACAAACCGGATTCCGGCGGCCGCTGCCGGACACCCCCGCTGCGGCAAGTGCCGCCGGGACCTTCCGTGGATCGTCTCCGCCGGCGACGCCGACTTCCGGGCGGTGGCGGAGCAGTCCTCCGTCCCGGCCCTCGTCGACTTCTGGGCCGCGTGGTGCGGGCCGTGCCGCATGGTGAGCCCGGTCCTGGACAAACTGGCGCACGAGCGCGCCGGGGAATTCAAGCTCGTGAAGGTCGACGTCGACACCTCGCCGGAGCTCTCCCGCCGGTTCGGGATCCAGGCCATTCCAACGCTGCTCCTCATCCGGAACGGCACGGTGGCGGCCCGCCAGGCCGGAGCACCGCCGGCCGCTGCGCTGCGCACCTGGCTCGACGACGCCCTGGCCGCAAGCCGGGGGTGAGCGCCTCATGCCTGCATTATCAGGGCGTTACGGCCCGCTGAAAGGGAGGACGCCATGACCGAAATCCTGCGTTATGAGGTCGGCTCGGGGACGGTGCTCGTCGAAGTCGAGGACAACAGCTTCGGGGTGGAGCGGCCCTCCCGCAACGAGCAAGGGATCCTCGACGCCGGGCGGCGCCTCGAGGATGCGCTCTCGGCGGTCCGGCCCGCGGCCAGTGCTGTAGCGGATGTGATGAAGGAACTGGGCCCGGACCATCTGGAACTCCAGTTCGGCGTGAAGCTGGCGGGCCAGGCGGGCGCCATCATTGCCAGGAACTCAACGGACGGCCACTTCATTGTCCGGATGTCCTTCACCAAGGCCCCGCACACGGCAGCGCCGCCGGAGGACGAGATCATGCTCTGACGCCGGGACGACGGGACACCGGGACGCCGCATTGCGCGGCCTTAGCGGCGTTTGGAACGGCTCCGGGTCCCCAGGCCGCCCAGCACGGGGGACCCCATGCCCAGGAGGAAGCCGAAGTCGTACCAGTTACCGGCCCGCGCGGAGTTGTAGAAGGGGAACTCGCTCCAAAACCCGAAGACATGGGCGATCAGGACGATCCATGCCGTCAGTCCATTCCAGAATCCCCACAGCAGGTCTTGCCACCACACGATGTACTCCCTTATCCGGAATCCACGGCACCCGCAACCGCCGTGAGCTCAGGCTAGGGCACCGGCAGATCCGGCAACAGGGTCTGTGGACCCGACGGGCGCAGGCACCGGCGCCCGTGCCGGCAGCCGTCCGAGGCCCGCCACGAGATCGGCCTGGCTCCCGCAGAGTGCGATGCGGATCCAGCCCTCGCCGATGGACCCGAACGCCGTGCCGGGGGCAAATGCCACACCGTGGTCCGCCAGGAATCGCCGTGTCCAGGCCCGGACATCCCCGCCGCTGACGTGGGACACGTCCGCCCAGAGATAGAACGCGCCCTGGGCCGTGAGGTAGGGGATGCCGTGGGAGCGCAGCACCGCGGAGGCCGCGTCACGGTTGGCCCGGTAATGGGCGTGGGCATGGCTGACGTAGTCCTGGGGGCCGGTCAGCGCCGCAAGCGCGGCGTACTGCGACGGTGAGGCCACGCAGGACACGATCGCCTCCATGACGTTGTTCATCTTCTGTTCCAGCCCCGGAGGGCAGATCAGGGCGCCAATGCGGAGCCCGGTCAGCCCGTACGTCTTGGACAGTGTCAGCGACGTGAACACCCGGGCCTCACCCGGAACCTCGCTATCGAAGCGGGCGGGGCTGACGTGCGGGACGTCGTAGGTGAACGCCTCGTAGCATTCAT
Protein-coding sequences here:
- a CDS encoding CU044_2847 family protein, which codes for MTEILRYEVGSGTVLVEVEDNSFGVERPSRNEQGILDAGRRLEDALSAVRPAASAVADVMKELGPDHLELQFGVKLAGQAGAIIARNSTDGHFIVRMSFTKAPHTAAPPEDEIML
- the rbfA gene encoding 30S ribosome-binding factor RbfA is translated as MADPARAAKLAQRIKVVVAEALGRRVKDPRLEGVTVTDSRVTNDLQHATVYYTVFGDAVAQADAAKGLEKAKGVLRQEVGRNITVRLTPTLEFVADQIPVNASNLEELLRAAKKRDAEVAALAQGATHAGDSDPYKSDTPQDVELDEDDFDEEDLDLIDNDQIDEDRNR
- the trxA gene encoding thioredoxin, coding for MDSGLIKCPHCGTTNRIPAAAAGHPRCGKCRRDLPWIVSAGDADFRAVAEQSSVPALVDFWAAWCGPCRMVSPVLDKLAHERAGEFKLVKVDVDTSPELSRRFGIQAIPTLLLIRNGTVAARQAGAPPAAALRTWLDDALAASRG
- a CDS encoding pyridoxal phosphate-dependent aminotransferase, with the translated sequence MPELAAHVRDVPINQIREITEAAWGTPGAIVLSIGEPGFPVPRHVLAAGMACLERDETNYTPNAGIPALREAFAARFREHNATPVGADRVYVVDGAQQGLHFAMSLLLSPGDEILIPNPGYPTFAMTSSLLHAIPVRYPLYPEHDFQPRIEDIEALITPRTKVLILNSPSNPLGAVLGEDLTRRLVELARRHDLWIISDECYEAFTYDVPHVSPARFDSEVPGEARVFTSLTLSKTYGLTGLRIGALICPPGLEQKMNNVMEAIVSCVASPSQYAALAALTGPQDYVSHAHAHYRANRDAASAVLRSHGIPYLTAQGAFYLWADVSHVSGGDVRAWTRRFLADHGVAFAPGTAFGSIGEGWIRIALCGSQADLVAGLGRLPARAPVPAPVGSTDPVAGSAGALA